The genomic segment ACCTTGCGATAAAAATCACTAGAATCTACATGCAGTATTGTGGTCATTTTGGCTCCTTATGAACTTGATAATTCTATATAATAGAATAAAAATTTATATTTAGAAAGTATATTCGGTATAAATTTAAGCATTGTCAGATAACTGCTTAGAATTTATGATATAAAATTATGCCGGTTATTTCTGTAGTCATAGGCACATTTAACCTCAAAGACAAACTTCTTAAAGTACTGGATTCGTTTAATAATCAGAATTTTGACATGCAAAAGACAGAAGTTATAGTTGTCGACAGTTCCAGTACGGATGGAACTGAAAACGCTGTAAAAAAAAATAAATACAGATTTAAACTGAATTATCTGTCAGTCGAAAATAAAGGTAAAGCCGCAGCCAGAAACATCGGCATCAAAACAGCCGCGTCTGACATTATTATTATTACCGACGCGGATATGATCGCCCATACCGATTATGTTAAAACTCACTATGATTTGCAGAATAAAAACAAACGCGAAGTTATCATTCAGGGGAAAACCTGGATACTTTCCGAGGAAAAACTCCCCCCGGAAAAATATCTGCGCAGGCCTTATATCAACAAACATTTAAGAGATGAGCAAAAGCTTGATTTTTATTATTTTTTAACAGGCAATCTTTCCCTGCCCAAAATTTTGTTCGAAAAGCACGGATATTTTGACGAAAATTATACCGGTTACGGCTGGGAGGACATTGATCTGGGCTATCGTCTGATTCGCAAAGCAAAACAGAAAATAATTTACGCTGAAAACGCCGTAAACTATCATTTTCATGTCTGGTCTGATATGGATGAACTGCAAAGACGTGAAAAGATGGGACAATCGGTTGTAATCCTTGTTAATAAATATCCGGAACTAAAATGGTTCTTAGGAATAAATCCCTTGAACAGATTTTTATTTCTATTTCTCAGTAAATTGC from the Candidatus Margulisiibacteriota bacterium genome contains:
- a CDS encoding glycosyltransferase, producing MPVISVVIGTFNLKDKLLKVLDSFNNQNFDMQKTEVIVVDSSSTDGTENAVKKNKYRFKLNYLSVENKGKAAARNIGIKTAASDIIIITDADMIAHTDYVKTHYDLQNKNKREVIIQGKTWILSEEKLPPEKYLRRPYINKHLRDEQKLDFYYFLTGNLSLPKILFEKHGYFDENYTGYGWEDIDLGYRLIRKAKQKIIYAENAVNYHFHVWSDMDELQRREKMGQSVVILVNKYPELKWFLGINPLNRFLFLFLSKLQFLIDKWIEETRVGGTGRYKKTLLREFFYYRGYFRAISIIH